One part of the Anaeromyxobacter sp. Fw109-5 genome encodes these proteins:
- a CDS encoding MBL fold metallo-hydrolase, with protein MSDYMLKRGRRPKRGYWLLGGFLAVATVGVATVGGGAHGEQPAGGRRARMERSPQWKNGRFENPQPLHNDMTRALLDWFGASGERRPKGPVPTRPVDRTRFARPPSTGLRVTWLGHSTLLVEVDGRRVLIDPVWGERASPFSWVGPRRFYDPLLPLDQLPPVDAVVVSHDHYDHLDRPTIQAMKDWETTFIVPLGVGAHLESWGIPMDRIVELDWWERTRLGDVEVVATPARHASGRSPFSRQNQTLWAGFAFIGPVHRAYYSGDTGLFPGLDDVGARLGPFDLAMIEAGAYGRSWPDWHLGPEQAVRASQLVRARVLLPVHWGLFNLAFHAWTEPVERVLVAARKANVTVALPMPGESIEPPASPTAAWWPAVPWRTAEQDPIVATKIGAAATEVGGSPETM; from the coding sequence ATGAGTGATTACATGCTCAAGAGAGGGCGTCGCCCGAAGCGCGGCTACTGGCTCCTGGGAGGCTTCTTGGCAGTCGCAACGGTTGGCGTGGCAACGGTAGGCGGCGGCGCCCACGGCGAGCAGCCGGCGGGCGGGCGACGGGCGCGGATGGAGCGGTCGCCGCAGTGGAAGAACGGGCGCTTCGAGAACCCGCAACCCCTTCACAACGACATGACGCGGGCGCTGCTCGACTGGTTCGGAGCGAGCGGCGAGCGGCGACCGAAGGGACCGGTGCCCACCCGGCCGGTGGACCGGACCCGGTTCGCGCGGCCGCCGTCGACCGGGCTGCGCGTCACCTGGCTCGGCCACTCCACGCTCCTCGTCGAGGTGGACGGGCGGCGCGTGCTGATCGATCCGGTCTGGGGCGAGCGGGCTTCCCCGTTCTCCTGGGTCGGCCCGCGCCGCTTCTACGACCCGCTCCTGCCGCTCGACCAGCTGCCGCCAGTCGACGCGGTGGTCGTCTCGCACGACCACTACGACCACCTCGACAGGCCCACGATCCAGGCCATGAAGGACTGGGAGACCACGTTCATCGTGCCGCTCGGCGTCGGAGCTCACCTCGAGTCCTGGGGCATCCCCATGGACCGCATCGTGGAGCTCGACTGGTGGGAACGGACCCGGCTCGGCGACGTCGAGGTCGTCGCCACGCCGGCGCGCCACGCCTCGGGCCGGTCACCCTTCTCGCGGCAGAACCAGACCCTCTGGGCAGGGTTCGCGTTCATCGGGCCGGTCCACCGAGCGTACTACTCGGGCGACACGGGGCTCTTCCCCGGACTCGACGACGTCGGGGCCCGCCTCGGGCCGTTCGACCTCGCCATGATCGAGGCGGGCGCCTACGGCCGCTCGTGGCCCGACTGGCACCTCGGGCCGGAGCAGGCGGTTCGCGCGAGCCAGCTGGTCCGGGCCAGGGTGCTTCTGCCGGTTCACTGGGGCCTCTTCAACCTGGCGTTCCACGCGTGGACCGAACCGGTCGAACGCGTGCTCGTGGCGGCCCGGAAGGCCAACGTGACGGTGGCCCTCCCCATGCCGGGCGAGAGCATCGAGCCACCCGCGTCACCGACGGCGGCGTGGTGGCCGGCGGTGCCGTGGAGGACCGCGGAGCAGGATCCCATCGTCGCCACGAAGATCGGCGCCGCAGCCACCGAAGTCGGCGGCTCGCCCGAGACGATGTGA
- a CDS encoding TetR/AcrR family transcriptional regulator — protein sequence MARPRSEDKRNALLTAAAQVIAELGVSAPTARIAQLAGVAEGTLFTYFRTKDELLNELYLALKAELRDVMLPNYPKAESVKNRARHAWRKYLEWGVSNPDKRKAMTQLAVSDRIYERTRAEALEAFAEVDALLRESTAHGALRDHPPAFAAAIMGSLAETTMDFIAREPKRAERYSAAGFEAFWNAVARA from the coding sequence ATGGCCCGTCCCAGGAGCGAAGACAAGCGCAACGCCCTCCTCACCGCCGCCGCGCAGGTGATCGCGGAGCTCGGCGTGAGCGCGCCCACAGCCCGGATCGCCCAGCTCGCGGGAGTGGCGGAAGGCACGCTCTTCACCTACTTCCGCACCAAGGACGAGCTCCTCAACGAGCTGTATCTCGCGCTCAAGGCCGAGCTGCGGGACGTCATGCTCCCGAACTATCCCAAGGCCGAGAGCGTGAAGAATCGCGCCCGCCATGCCTGGCGGAAGTACCTCGAGTGGGGCGTCTCGAATCCGGACAAGCGCAAGGCGATGACCCAGCTCGCCGTGTCGGACAGGATCTACGAGCGGACCCGGGCGGAGGCCCTGGAGGCCTTCGCCGAGGTGGACGCGCTCCTGCGCGAGAGCACGGCCCACGGCGCGCTCCGCGATCATCCGCCGGCGTTCGCCGCGGCGATCATGGGGTCGCTCGCGGAGACGACCATGGACTTCATCGCCCGGGAGCCGAAGCGGGCGGAGCGGTACAGCGCCGCCGGGTTCGAGGCGTTCTGGAACGCGGTCGCGAGGGCGTAG